From Camelus dromedarius isolate mCamDro1 chromosome 12, mCamDro1.pat, whole genome shotgun sequence, the proteins below share one genomic window:
- the AIP gene encoding AH receptor-interacting protein isoform X2: MAHIIARLREDGIQKRVIQEGRGELPDFHDGTKATFHYRTLHSDKEGTVLDDSRVRGKPMELIIGKKFKLPVWETIVCTMREGEIAQFYCDVKHVVLYPLVAKSLRNIAAGKDPLEGQRHCCGIAQMHEHNSLGHADLDALQRNPQPLIFNIEMLKVENPGTYQQDPWAMTDEEKAKAVPVIHQEGNRLYREGHVKEAAVKYYDAIACLKNLQMKEQPGSPDWIQLDHQITPLLLNYCQCKLVAQEYYEVLDHCSSILNKQRQGLLQTGQGARGGVECPRGPG, encoded by the exons ATGGCGCATATCATCGCAAGACTCCGGGAGGACGGGATCCAAAAGCGTGTGATACAGGAGGGCCGAGGAGAGCTGCCTGACTTTCACGATGGAACCAAG GCCACCTTCCACTACCGGACTCTGCACAGTGACAAGGAAGGCACCGTGCTGGATGACAGCCGGGTGCGTGGCAAGCCCATGGAGCTCATCATCGGCAAGAAGTTCAAGCTGCCCGTGTGGGAGACCATCGTGTGCACCATGCGTGAGGGGGAGATCGCTCAGTTCTACTGCGACGTCAAG CATGTGGTCCTGTATCCCCTGGTGGCCAAGAGTCTACGCAACATCGCAGCCGGCAAGGACCCCCTGGAGGGCCAGCGGCACTGCTGCGGCATCGCCCAGATGCACGAGCACAATTCCCTGGGCCATGCTGATCTGGACGCCCTGCAGCGCAACCCCCAGCCTCTCATCTTCAACATCGAGATGCTTAAG GTGGAGAACCCTGGCACATACCAGCAGGACCCGTGGGCAATGACGGATGAGGAGAAGGCAAAGGCAGTGCCTGTCATCCATCAGGAGGGCAACCGGCTGTACCGCGAGGGCCACGTGAAGGAGGCTGCCGTCAAGTACTACGACGCCATCGCCTGCCTCAAGAACCTTCAGATGAAG gaacagcctgggtcccctgACTGGATCCAGCTGGATCATCAGATCACACCGCTGCTGCTCAACTACTGTCAGTGCAAGCTGGTGGCCCAAGAGTATTACGAAGTGCTGGACCACTGCTCCTCCATCCTCAATAA ACAACGTCAAGGCCTACTTCAAACGGGGCAAGGCGCACGCGGCGGTGTGGAATGCCCAAGAGGCCCAGGCTGA
- the AIP gene encoding AH receptor-interacting protein isoform X1, protein MAHIIARLREDGIQKRVIQEGRGELPDFHDGTKATFHYRTLHSDKEGTVLDDSRVRGKPMELIIGKKFKLPVWETIVCTMREGEIAQFYCDVKHVVLYPLVAKSLRNIAAGKDPLEGQRHCCGIAQMHEHNSLGHADLDALQRNPQPLIFNIEMLKVENPGTYQQDPWAMTDEEKAKAVPVIHQEGNRLYREGHVKEAAVKYYDAIACLKNLQMKEQPGSPDWIQLDHQITPLLLNYCQCKLVAQEYYEVLDHCSSILNKYDDNVKAYFKRGKAHAAVWNAQEAQADFAKVLELDPALAPVVSRELRALEARIRQKDEEDKARFRGIFSH, encoded by the exons ATGGCGCATATCATCGCAAGACTCCGGGAGGACGGGATCCAAAAGCGTGTGATACAGGAGGGCCGAGGAGAGCTGCCTGACTTTCACGATGGAACCAAG GCCACCTTCCACTACCGGACTCTGCACAGTGACAAGGAAGGCACCGTGCTGGATGACAGCCGGGTGCGTGGCAAGCCCATGGAGCTCATCATCGGCAAGAAGTTCAAGCTGCCCGTGTGGGAGACCATCGTGTGCACCATGCGTGAGGGGGAGATCGCTCAGTTCTACTGCGACGTCAAG CATGTGGTCCTGTATCCCCTGGTGGCCAAGAGTCTACGCAACATCGCAGCCGGCAAGGACCCCCTGGAGGGCCAGCGGCACTGCTGCGGCATCGCCCAGATGCACGAGCACAATTCCCTGGGCCATGCTGATCTGGACGCCCTGCAGCGCAACCCCCAGCCTCTCATCTTCAACATCGAGATGCTTAAG GTGGAGAACCCTGGCACATACCAGCAGGACCCGTGGGCAATGACGGATGAGGAGAAGGCAAAGGCAGTGCCTGTCATCCATCAGGAGGGCAACCGGCTGTACCGCGAGGGCCACGTGAAGGAGGCTGCCGTCAAGTACTACGACGCCATCGCCTGCCTCAAGAACCTTCAGATGAAG gaacagcctgggtcccctgACTGGATCCAGCTGGATCATCAGATCACACCGCTGCTGCTCAACTACTGTCAGTGCAAGCTGGTGGCCCAAGAGTATTACGAAGTGCTGGACCACTGCTCCTCCATCCTCAATAAGTATGATG ACAACGTCAAGGCCTACTTCAAACGGGGCAAGGCGCACGCGGCGGTGTGGAATGCCCAAGAGGCCCAGGCTGACTTTGCCAAGGTGCTGGAGCTGGACCCCGCCCTGGCGCCCGTTGTGAGCCGTGAGCTGCGGGCCCTCGAGGCACGGATCCGGCAGAAGGATGAGGAGGACAAGGCCCGTTTCCGGGGCATCTTCTCCCACTGA